The Capricornis sumatraensis isolate serow.1 chromosome 20, serow.2, whole genome shotgun sequence genome contains the following window.
AGACCTGGTGGTGGACTGTGGGATTCCCCTGGGGGGGTTAAGATCTGCTGTTAAGACCTGGTGGTGAACGGTGGGATTTCCCTGGGCGGGGGGTTAAGATCTGATGTTAAGACCTGGTGGTGGACGGTGGGATTCCCCTGGGGGGTTAAGATCTGGTGTTAAGACCTGGTGGTGGACGGTGGGATTCCCCTTGGGGGGTTAAGATCTGCTGTTAAGACCTGGTGGTGGACTGTGGGATTCCCCTGGGGGGGTTAAGATCTGGTGTTAAGACCTGGTGGTGGACGGTGGGATTCCCCTGGGGGGTTAAGATCTGGTGTTAAGACCTGGTGGTGGATGGTGGGATTCCCCTTGGGGGGTTAAGATCTGCTGTTAAGACCTGGTGGTGGACTGTGGGATTCCCCTGGGGGGGTTAAGATCTGGTGTTAAGACCTGGTGGTGGACGATGGGATTCCCCTGGAGGGGTTAAGATCTGGTGTTAAGACCtggtggtgggtgggagggggtttcatgtttgggaacacatgtaagaattaaagattttaaaatttaattaaaaaaaaaaaaaaaagacctggtgGTGGACGATGGGATTCCCCTGGGGGGGTTAAGGCTTCTGATTCTTCCAGTTTTGAAAGTGGCAGAAACAAATGCAGGCTGGCATAAGCCCCAAAGCCTGGTGTCCTGGAAGGGGGCGGATGGGTCCAAGGGCTCAGAGGAGCCCATGGACAGTCAGCAGTTTCTGGTTGGCTTTTTCTCTGCATCGGCCTCGCCCTCTCCTATGCTGGTTGGACTCAGTCCTGGTGACTGGGTTAGGGCCTGGGTCAGAGGTTGGGAGTAAGACTTGACTTCAGGCTCTTCCAAGCTTATTGACCAGGTCTTTAACAGGAGGAATGGCCCCTTCGATTTGGGtctgtttgatgtttttctcattgTAAGAGCGGGCTTATGGAGAAGTGCCCTCCTCAGCACACAGatctctctgtttaaaaaaaatttatttatttttggccccactgtgtgacatgcaggatcttagtttcctgaccagggatcaaaccgtgccCCCTGCACCGGAAGCTCGGattcctaaccaccagaccaccagggaagtccccacagagCTCCCTTTTGAATTTAGAATCAGTGGGGTTTCTGGGGGGACAGGCATCCCGGTTTTTGTTTGAAGAGCTGGAAGACTGGAGTTGGGAGGGAGAGGCCGGGGCAGGTGTGAGGGCTGGGGGAGGCCAGGACCTCTCCTTGGGGGGCTCCAGACACGGTGGCCAGTGAATGCGTCCCTGCTGGATCAGCCAGGCCTGAGCTGCATGTTCGCCCCGAGGTCAGAGTGATGGGGGCCGTGATGGGTGGTCCTCTGCCCCTGTGCCTCACCACATGGGATTTCCCCCACGTAGGGGCAGGTGTTCCTTTCCGGACCTGGGAGACTGGAACTTAGGCCAACACACCTACCACCATCCAAGGGCGGGCTGGCCCTGCGAGGATGGATGGAGCCCGGACTTGATGAGCTCTGTCCTGGACTGTGTGATGGGGCAGCCAGTGTGTAGGAGGCGGCTGGTCCACCCCAGGGGAGCCCCAAAGACCCACACAGCATCGTGGTTGCCCATCCTTTTCTCAGACCCTGTTTCTCCTCACTtctctaatttgaaaaaaaaaacagttattattttttttaatgggtgtaTTAAGATTTAattcacacatttaaaaatacacacttctgtgatttttagtatattcacagaaatgTGCAACCATGCCTGCTCCCCATTGTAGAACATGTTTCATCACACCCGAAATACAACCTGGGTCCTCTAAGCCATCGCCCTCTTAATCTCCCATCCTCTGCAGAGCTAGGAAGCCACTGGTCTTCCTTCTGTGGATTTGCCTCTTGGGGGCGTTTCAGATTAATGGAATCATACACCGTCCTTTTACATCTGCTTTCTTTGAGTGAGCATCGTGTTTGTGAGGCTCATCCGTGGTGTAGATGTTTTGggatttccttcattttcatggctgggtaatattccactgATGCATGGACCACGTTTccctgaataattttttaaaaactattggagtatagttgatttacagtgttgggttagtttcagttGGGCAGCAGAGTGATTCTGTTTTAAACACACATGTAtctatcctttttcaaattctttcccattcagctcattacagaatattgatcagagtcccctgtgctctccaggaggtccttgttgggtatctattttatatacagtagagtgtatatgttagtcccaaactcccactttatccctccccctccctgttCATTCTTCCCTCGGTGGACATTTGGGGCGTTTCTACCTCAGCAGTGCCTCTGTGAACGTTAGAGTACATGGTTTTGTATGGACTTACTCTTCATTTATCTTGGGTACATACACTTAGGAGTGgatcttttttatgtttattaaaaaacTTTGTTTCTCGTCTGGCTCTTTCAGGAGGCAACATCATTCTGGCCTGTCGAGACATGGAGAAGTGCGAAGCGGCGGCCAAGGAGATTCGAGGGGAGACCCTTAATCACCGCGTTAACGCCCGGCACCTGGACTTGGCCTCCCTGAAGTCCATCCGAGAGTTCGCGGCGCAGGTCACTGAAGGCAAGAGAGAGGCCGCTGGCCTTGTGAGGGAGGGCTTGCGCGGCCGGGCCGTGGCCGGGGACCGCACCGGGCAGGCCCTGGAGCCGAGTGTTGCTCACTGCCTGGTTCTGTTCAGTCTTTGGGTGAAGATTTtacactgttttcctttctgacattTTCACGTTTGCATATTTGTCACTTTTGCgtgtgggaaagaaaaaagaataacatcTCGCGACATGTGGCTTTTATGTGGAATGCAGACTGTGCTTTGTTCTTTTGGCCACACTCCGTGGCTTTTAGGATGTTAGCTccgggccagggactgaacctgccccctgggcagtgaaagcccagggtccactggatcgccagggagtTCCCGGAATTCAGATTTTAGTTTCCCTAAAGGTTTTTTTCTAGAAACTGAAGTCTGATTGTTTGCAGCGTTGTGTGAGTTCCTGCTGTAGAAGAATGTGAGCCCGCTGTACGTATGCATGTATCTCCATaaagggtctttcctggtggctcagtggtagagaacccgcctgtcagtgcaggagatgtgggttcgatccctgggtcaggaagatctgctggagaaggaaatggcagcccactccagttttcttgctggagaatcccatggacagaggagcctggcgggctacagccatggggttgcaaagagtcagacaccactgagcgactccACAGCAACAAAATCATCTCCGTAAAGTTTTGTTGACGCACAGCTGGGCCCATCGACTTCCATATTGTCTGTGGCCGTTTTAGTCCTTCAAGGGCAGGATTCAGTGGAGACAGACCAAATCGCCTGCAGAACTGAAAGTATTTGCTGCCTGGTCCTTTACAAAAGAAGGTGACCGAGTCCCACTCTCCAGGAAAACCAAGTCCTTCTGTCTGAGCTGGGCTCCTGGGAGAAGCAGAGGCCGGGAACGGGTTTGATGTGTaggaggcagaggaagagttaaccaggaggagaagggcagaaACACCGACTCACCCACCGTTTGCTCAGGCTCTCTGGTGCTGAGGTGACTCCGGGGACACTGACCTGAGTCAAATTCAGGCTCTGTCTCTGGAGCGCCTGGGGCCGTGTCGGCCGTGAGGACCAGTGACTCACAGGGGCCCCGCAGGCACGACGCAGAGCACCAGGAGTGCCCGCCTTCTCTGCTGGGCATCTCCTGCAGAGCCAGGCGTGAGGCTGGCGTTCCCTTGCACTTCCATCTCCTTGATGGCTGACTCACTCTTCCTGCTGCTCGCCACACGGTCTCGGAACCgcttacatatttatttacttttcggACAGGAGCAACATTTGCAAGCTTAAACGTTCAGAAGGTGCAAACGGGGCTACAGGGAAGCATCTTCCTGGCGCCCCCGCCCCTAGCTCCCTGGCTGCTGTCCTCAGACGGGCTCACTGCTTCCCCTGCTGCACGTCCTCTGGGGGGCCGTTTATGCGGGCGTAAAGCAGACGAGGGGATGCAGCTTCCCTCGGGATTTTTGTATGAACCGCAGCCTGATACACAGCCGCTACGGCCCCTTGCTTGTTGTCCCCAGCTCTCTCCTGGAGGCCCGGGCGGGCAgggctttttcttttattgctgtggctgtcttctgtgtgtgtgtttctctccctGCCACCGTGGGATTTGCAGGGTCTAAGTTCCCGACCAGGGGTTGCGTCCATGTGCCTTGCTGTGGAAGCGTGGGGTCctgaccactgaactgccagggaattcctgtgtgtgttttaaaatttttattgaaatgtaattgactTACAacgttctgttagtttcaggtttatagcAAACTTGAATTCTGGTCTAGTTATATACACACGTGAATGttcacaaaaatacattttttttaagacttttctattatagattattacaaggtattgagtatggttctctgctatacagtaggtccttgttggttatctattttatatagagtaacGGGCATACGTTAGCCCCAGATTCCTAATTAATCCCTCCCTCTGcaccttggtaaccataagttttctgtgtctgtgagtctgttttgtaaataaagtcatTAGTatccttttttttagattccatatataagtgagaggatgagatggttggatgacatcgttgactcaatggacatgagtctgagcaaactctgggagatagtgaaggacaggggagcctggcgtgctgcagtccatgtgttcGCAAAGGCTCGGACACAAACTTAGTGCCTGAACAGTAAcaacgtataagtgatatcatgtaatTCTGCCTTTCTCTGGCTCACTTTAcctagtgtgatcatctctaggcccGTCCCTGTTGCTGCTAATGGccttatccattcttttttatggccgaataatattccactgtaccgTGTCTATTTATCTGTtcccctgttgatggacacttaggttgcagAAAGTACTTTTTGAGTGGATCATAATGAAGCCGTCCTACCTGGCAGGTAATGTTACCCATTTGTCCTTACCCCCATTTTCCAGAGGAGGAGCATGTTCACATCCTGATCAACAACGCGGCCGTGATGCGGTGCccccactggaccaccgaggacGGCTTTGAGATGCAGCTTGGCGTTAACTACCTGGGTGAGGCTGCGGGCTGAGTGGCATCGGCCCGGGATGTGGGTGGGGGCCCCCCATGGACCAGACGCAGGCTCCGGGAGGGGTCTTCCTCCGCTCTCCAAGGTGGCCGTGCGTGGGGTCACCTGGCAGCTCGGGGAGCCCCCTGTTCGTGGCTGGGCCTTCAGTCCCGGACCTTTCCTCAGCCTCTTGGCCTCTtgtccctctgtctgtctgtcccccaGTGTCTGTCTGTCCTTCACTTGCTGGGTCAGTCTATCTGTTGTCACGCTGAGTCCGGCGGTAAGGCTGAGGGACGCTGGGTAGGCATCAGTCACAGGATTAGGGGCACCCTGATGACCTCGTGTGAACTTTACCACCTTCCTGTAGACCCTCTCTCTAAGTAAGGTCGCACTCCGAGGTACTGGAGGGTAGGACTTTTTTTCCCAGGGGTGTTTGGGGGGtgacatggcttccctggtggctcaggtggtaaagtatctgcctgcagggcaggagacccgggtttgatccctgggtggggaagatcccttggagaagggaatgagcaACTTAAGCACGCCCAGTTCGCCTGTAACACACATGTGCCTGTCTTCGTCCGCTGCTGGCTGGGACTGAGTCATGTGACCTGGTGGAGCTGCAGGGGAGACTGGGAAATGTAGCGTTTACTGGGCAGTCTCATGGGTAACCCAAAATTCTCACTAGAAAAGAAACGGAGAAAGGATTTTGAGAGACAGACAGCCCTCATAGAGGGCTATCACAGGACTTGGTGATAATTAGTTGTGGGGACTGTTTTGTGCATTGCAGGATTTTGTATTTTTGGGGTGCACCACAGGGCTTGTAGGTACTGtgcagggattgcacccaggctGCAGCAGTGAGATCCCAGCATCCTAACCACGAGGCCCCCAGGCAACTCCTGCACTGTGGGGTTTTTAGCTGCATCCCTGGCCCCACCCACTAGGTGGCAGTAGCGCTCCCATTCGGTCCTCAGCTCTGATGATGAAGATTGCCTCCAGACTTTGCCAAATGCcccctggagggcagagggggaCCTTGCTGAGAAACACAGGTTATGGAAGGAGGCCATAAGGTGATGTTCTCAGTAGGGTCCTAGCCCGGGACAGGAACTGGGGGAAAGTtgtctttctgtttccttcttccagGCCACTTCCTTTTGACGAACTTGCTGCTGGACAAGCTGAAAGCCTCCGCCCCCTCGCGCATCATCAACGTCTCGTCCTTGGCCCACATTGCTGGGCACATAGACTTTGAGGACTTGAACTGGGAGAAGAGGAAGTATGACACGAAGGCGGCCTACTGCCAGAGCAAGCTGGCCGTCGTCGTCTCCACCAAGGAGCTGAGCCGGCGGCTTCAAGGTGCGTGTGGCTGAGCCTTGCTGGGCTCCCCTCTCCGGGGGCTCCGAGCCTGAAACGGTCCTGCCGTGACCCTGGGTGGATGGGAGGTCGAGCGGTAGCTCCAGGACAGAGCAGGCCAGCCCATGACACACTTACCACCCGCTCCCCGCCGGTGCCCGACGCGGACAGACAGTCGATGTCCGCCCTCTGCTCCTCCCAGCAGGCACCCGAGCCTTTGCTGTTCTAGGCCAGTGGAGCTTTGGCAGTATCTGGAGATGTCTGGGGAAGAGGGGCGGTTTGGGAGATGTTCCAGGCATCtcgtgggcagaggccaggggtggtgcTCCACATTCTACAATGCACAGGATAAAGAATGATCCCAGCTCAGCGTCCGTAGTGCCAGAGCTGAAGAGCCTGCCCTTGCCCTTGCTTCTCAAAGAGGGTCTGATGACTGGCAGTGTGGGCTCACCTGAGCGCTTGTCATAACTGCAGCATCTCAGACCCCTCCCTGACCCACTGCTTTAGACACTAGCGGTCTGGGCTTCTCCAGCCCTCCAGGTGATGTTTGCACACTCAGGTTCAGAAGCTTTGCTCTGGGCAGCTGTGAGACAGCTGCCGTGCAAGATAAAAGCATGGATGTGAAGGTTTCAGAGCAGGAGGGTGACGGAGACTTGGGGgagccccagagcccagggcGGGCTGCACCAGCCTTCTGGGTAAGGGGTGGACCTGCTGTCTGCTTGCCTCACTCTTCCCTTCCGTCCCAGGCACGGGCGTGACTGTCAACGCCTTGCATCCCGGCGTGGCCAGGACAGAGCTGGGCAGACACACGGGCATGCACAGCTCCGCCTTCTCCAGCTTCACGCTTGGTAAGCCCCTTCTGGCCTGGGGTCCCTTAGCTGAATCCCTGTCCTCCCAACCTGGGGCCCAGGGCCCTTCCTCAGTGTACTAGGGTTCTCCAGGGACACTGAACCAAGAGGAT
Protein-coding sequences here:
- the RDH13 gene encoding retinol dehydrogenase 13 encodes the protein MSRYVLPLSVLGTAVGGAVLLKDFVAGGACPSKATIPGKTVIVTGANTGIGKQTALELAKRGGNIILACRDMEKCEAAAKEIRGETLNHRVNARHLDLASLKSIREFAAQVTEEEEHVHILINNAAVMRCPHWTTEDGFEMQLGVNYLGHFLLTNLLLDKLKASAPSRIINVSSLAHIAGHIDFEDLNWEKRKYDTKAAYCQSKLAVVVSTKELSRRLQGTGVTVNALHPGVARTELGRHTGMHSSAFSSFTLGPIFWLLVKSPQLAAQPSVYLAVAEELEGVSGKYFDVLKEKPPAPEAEDEEVAKRLWAESVRLVGLEISHGSHGERGQPLPK